The genomic window GGGCAGGCAAAAGTGATGGTTGTGTACATGAAAATTAGAGCGATTTATAGCTCTTCTTATGCAGCTCATTAATTCAGTTAATTAATATATAAGGGCACTTAGAGGACTGTGGCATGGTCATGGATATTTCTGATTCCAAATGAATGCATGCTAATTTCAGTTATATTACTGGGAGACGTATGAATTTCAGTGTGGGGAAAAGTCTCCAAAAAGCAGGGCTTTCCTATTGGAGGTATATCTAGGCTTTTGCTGAGTTACAGACATGAGACAACtagaattattttctctcttgcaaTAATGTTAATTAGTCAAATGCTTTTTAGAACTAATCTTTTATCTTTGGGCTTATCTGACTAATTGACATTCTCAGTGAATATAAGTTGGAAGTCATGAGATCGTGACTACTGTTATAAGTCGTCTTCACTAAATACTGCTTATTGCTCTGCTCTTACATGGGGCCTTGCATACTGATGCTTAAGAAAGCAGAAGCTCATGCTTTAATGCtacaaaagtttctcaaaagaaattaatatatgAAGACATAATTATTACTAGAAGTTAATTTAAcattagtttaatttttaaaacttttaagactttttaaagcttttaattttaGCTTGTGCCTGAACCCTTCTGTGAAAGGTTGTAATTCTGCCAACAAAGAATCATTTGAGAAGGGGCAGGGCCAGCTTTCAACAGGATAACATCAATCTAATCTAATTTAATCTAATCTAACCAAGCTTGTCACAATTTCAtatctgtttatatatatgttctGATATATTTCTTAGCAGCAGAGCTTTGTCACACTTGAGATAAAATTTTCCACGTAGAGTTGTGTGttataaagaaaatgcatgcaatttcctttttatattgaGGCGTGTTTGCAGAGATAATTTCTGtacaacctctttttttttttttttttttttattcctgatgAATGATGAATGTTTATAATCATCACTAATTATCTGGATGATGGGGTAGAGTGCATCCTTAGTAAGTTcacagatgacacaaaactgggaggagtgatGGATTCACCAGAGggtcatgctgccatccagagggacctggacaggctggagaaatggccTCACAGGAACCTCACAAAATTCACCAAGGGAAAGTGCAACATATTGCCTCtagggaggaacaaccccaggcaccaggacacgCTGGGAGtgcccagctggaaagcagcactgctgaaaaggacctgggggtcctggtgtaAACCAagttcaacatgagccagcagtgtgcccttgccCCTAAGAAGGCTGAGTATTCCTGGCTCCATTAGGTAAAGTGTGGCCAACTAGATAAAGGGTGTTGTCCTTCCCCCCTACTCAGTCCTGGTGAGGCCATACCTGTAGTAATGGGTCCAGTCCTGGGCTCCCAGTgcaagagagacctggacatactggaaagagtgcAACGTAGGGCCACAAAAATTATGAAGGGACCAGTGTACCTCTcctgaggaaaggctgaaagagctgagaCTGTAGcctagaaaagagaaggctaAATGGTCATCTcatcaaaatatataaatacctgaagggggggtgcaaagaagacagagccaagCTCCtgccagtggtgcccagtgccaggacaaaaGGATataaactggagcacaggaggttccatcaAAGAATCAGGAAGCACTtttgtgctgtgtgggtgatggagcaaaggaacaggttgcccataaagcttgtggagtctcctccttggagatgttcaaaaactgtctggacatggtcctgggcaacctgctctgcatggccctgcctgagcagtGGCTGGACCAGATGTACCCAGAGTTCCCTGCCaactcaaccattctgtgattctctgacaGATTACAGAAATTTGTTGGCTTTTAggatgaattttcattttatttgaaggAATAGGCCCTAGTTAAGACATTTTAGTAAAAAATAGTTTGTGATTCATCAAGGTTATCTGCTCTAGCTGATGTGGAGTCACAGATGAGATGAGAAGTCCAGGCAAGGTCCTATTCACAGGAGAATACTTCATGGCAATATCATGTGGTCATTGACATTTGACATAAAATACGGAAAACAGTTGTAACTTTAAAGGAGGAATCTCCATCTTGTTTCTGTCGTTCTGTGACCTTGTGTGAACCACACATCCTCTGAAGTTTCGTGTTACTCCCTCCTAGGCTAGCAGTTAACTAGATTCTGTCTGTGAAGCACAATCATTATTCCTAACTACGTCATTAATTTCAATGCATGTGATATGTATCATGGCAATTGTTCAAAAATGAGCAGCACTTTTCGTTAGAAAAGATCATGCATATGCTAGATAGAAGAAATGGCTGAAAAGGTGGTCTATTTAGTAGTTGGCACATAACCCGGCATAACGTAGgtgattgtgtttttttccaggctttgtCTGCAGACTATCAGGCTGTTAGGGATTGTATTTAAGAAGACAAAATGCATATTGTATGAATGAATAGCAGAGTTCCTGATGCCATTTAATTCTAGACAATATCctgttaaatattaaaaaatggaacTAGAAGGAGTGGAAACTCCTGTAAAGTTTTAACCAGTAAATAATAGCCATCTGGAGAGTGATTAACCTCACAAAAGCTGATGTATTGACTGCTTTTAACATATCAAGATCTGGTTATCTATGCCAGACCAAAATTTCAGATATGAGGTACATGGCATGTAGATATGGACTTGTTCTAATCACGAAGAACAGTTCTGTCAAGTATTTCCCACACCTACTGCAAGATATAAAAGTTGAAGGTCTCTGGAGTTTTCCTGCATTCTTACTTTCTGCAGCCTCTTGCTTttaatctgaaggaaaaatgaacGGATTTGTaagtatatacatttttattgaatttatattattaaaagttccttttaaaataaaagtatagaAAAGAAGATGCGCAAATTAGCGGTACAGTACTGGGGCTAATATGACCTCTGTATTggtgtggtttctttttcttttcctttttctttttctattttggttGTTCAGTAGGAAACCTGTGTTTCTTGTGTGTGCAGTAAGCTCCTTGAAGTCAGTGGAAACATAATTTGATTGAAGGATGCAGAACTTGATTGCAGGAGATTTAGTTATGATTTAATAATTCCCACTTTTGAGACAAAAAAAGATGTAACATGTTATCAAGGGGTGTGACTTTTGAAAGAAGCATAAAATGTCACGACTGTTCTGCATTTTTACCATTACAGGCAAAAGAAAGCCTGATAGCAAGAATTTTATAATGAAGAACTGTAATTGCTTTAAACTAATACACATGTGGATCGGGtaatttttcaaactgaaaatatgaCTGTTTCCCTCAAATCATgaacaaagttttttttgtcTAACTCTGTCCATCTGTGTATGACACTGCATGTTGTTTCTTCTGAGTGAGAACGCTTATTCCTTTTACAGGCTGCAATTCTCATTTTGCTGGGAGTCTTTTGGACTCAAACTTCTGCATTGCAAGTAAGTAGACTGACAAGCCTTCTAGTGcatgtatttgtttaaaatgttttaaattcctGGGCAAGGAGGAAtttaataggaagaaaagaacagaagaagcTAAAATGATGCTTATTACCAAGCACAGAGAAAATTAGCTTTTACCAAAGGTGACAATCATATGAGCCAAAGAGGCAGTTCTGTGCACCTGCGCAGTGACAAGAAATTTGTGGAGCATAGGTCCCCTTAGCTCAAGCTAAAATTTGAAGACTCTTTTAGTCTTCTCTGAGTCATTGCTGCTGCCATGTATAATGACTGGGATGCCACATGCTGTTTTCCAAAGCCTGCAGTATGGGCCTGTCCCCTTCCCACTCACCCTGACTCAAAATCTCTCATAATTAGTCTCTACCACAAGGGCCTCTTGAGATTGCTAGAGAGTTGTTAATGGATTTCACATGTATATAAAACAATCATGATTGTCCATTtgagagaaaacatttgtttataTTGTGTCTTTAAAAGTGCAAACCAGGTGAACaatggttttgtgttttttttaccAAAGACTTTTGTCCTGAACGAACCTAACAATGATTATGTCACTGCAACTATGACTATCAGCAATGAGAAGAACTTTGCTGACGTCCATGTCCGTTCTGGCTTGTACTCCTCTGATACTATTTTTGACTACAGTCATGTAAGTAAATCTAAGAATCTGACTAGATTCTAACAATCTCTTTAAAGAAGTTAATATActcagagaaattattttagtgCATTGTCATCATAAGTTGTCCTGAAACACTGTTTCATTGAAGACTCCCATCACTTCTACTCCTCTTATGCAATCTCTCTTTCACACCTATGATGATGAAGTTTTTTAAGAGAATTGTAGTAAAACACATGGTAGTCATTCATGAAAGTGAGAAGAATATCATTGACCTCAATGCAAGGGAGTGAAGAGCTGGCTGTATACACTCATGTATAGAAAGTTAGCAAGTACAGCAGAAGTCCATGGGAAAAGATTGTTCAAGTCTTATGGACAGATATTAATGTTAGCAGGCTGCTTCTGTTCCCCAAAGGTGACAATGTAAATGAGGAAATGAGGAATCATTCCACCATGACAGTCAGTGTAGCCACTTCATATTTCTTCTAGATTGCCCTAAAAACTAGGGAGAATCAACAAACACCAGTGGtaactatttttaattaattacttttttttttttaatcacagggATATGTTGCAACAAGGCTGTTTTCACGAAatgcttgctttattttgaaaatatctgaGGCTTCCATCCCAGAGCTGCAAGAAATTGGACGCCTGGCTTTTGAGAAAAAGGTGATTTTGTAGAGATACCTATTCTGTATACAAGAAAGTCTACTGTGTACAAGTTACATGGTATGATGGGATCCCTCCATTCTGCCTTCAAGAACAGTTGTTGTTCTTAGGAATGTCTTTTACTGGGTTAGCAATGATGAAACAGATCTAACAAGATAGAACTTCAAGGAAATATCATATAgaacatcattttaaaataataaacaatcaTGACCAACCTTGCATATAGTAGATTGTCATTATAGTTAGAACTGTAAGATCCCATGCCTGAGGAAATGGTGTATTTTGACAAATTTGGGGTGGCCTCAAAGTGAGATCACACAAggtttattgattttttttcattggtatGCTAAGATTTTGTCCTTGAcatcatttgaaatattttaatttttattttttgcagaacTGAATTTAGAAATCAGTTTACTATGACCAGATGGTGATTTTCCTATTCAGGCAAAGGTTTCATGAAGGTGACTGGAAGCATTGCCTGGAGATGAACTTGAGTTCTGGTCCATCTTATGACAGACTAACAATAGTGCATTTATAACAAAACTTCTCATTGTGCTTTTCAGAGTACCTTTATGGAGTGGGAAGATTAATGTATGTGAAAATTACTTGACTATATTGCAGTCAATTAGCAATTTATTAATTATCACTTCAACTCAGTTTCACTGTGTTGATAGAATTAGTATCTAGTGCACTTTGTTTCTGAATAGACTGAAAAAAACgtatttaaaaacatgtagATTCTTTAGCTAACGTTTTATATGAGACAAAGGAAGGTGATTTTAGATCATGGCATTTTTCTCAATGGATGCCATAGTAGCATGGCATCATAGTAGCATGAAACCAAAGCTACATTACTGATGGTGTCTAACATTTTCTCTTTAGACTATGAAGAAAGTGTATTCTCCACAAAACGTGTGGGTACAGTTTCAATCCGGCAATTCCGTGTTTGGAAATATCAAGGATTGGTTTCTCTATGGTAAACCCATTGAACAACTGTGCAAGGGTCTGCCTCTCTACAAGCTTGTGAAGACTGAACAACGTAAGTAGCAAGAATAGAACATTGTGCTTCCATTACAGTGTATAAGCACCTTTCTATCTTAAACCTAAATCCATGTGGCACCTTTGTGAGGCAGGAACATATTGCCCTGTTTTAGGGAAGAAGAGTAAACCTCTAAGAAAATTTGAAAGAGTAAGGCTCTTGGATGCTTTGGAAAATCCAGTGAAGCACCATTTTTCATCATCAGGCATCTAAATATCTGAAACAGCTGTTCCGAAGTGGTTTGCCTAGTGTCACAGAGGAAGGCACTGTGTAGCACTTGTACCCATCTTACAATCCAATGGTACAATGGTCCCACAAATCTGCTGTCATTTGACAGCATGCTACCTGCTCTATGCAGGTGATGGGAAAGGAGCACAGAGGTGATTTAAAGCCATACAGGTGTTTCCTCCCTTTCAGTTACACAATAAAAGTTTTATACAGTATCAACTGAGACCAACAGGAACATTGAGCAGGGCCAAAACTGAGAATGAATTTGTGTATTTGACTCTTCCTTTCTGGATACAGGGATCTTGTcactgaaaatatctttttttgtcgttgtttcatttttagcaCTACTGAAATCTCATAGCTGTGCCAGCGCAGGAATTCCAACCATTCTGGGCATTAATATCTGTGAAAAACTCCAAAAATCCTGATTTTTACGGTTCTGCTTTATGGAAAAGTCTCATTTCTCTGTGTGCTTTTGTGATAGAAAACATTCTTAAACTGGAACAAAACATACTCATCTTACCTGTCCTAAGCtttgaagacaaaaaatgtATGCTCTACAAATAAAGATAATGTAGTAACTCaaatgctttgtctttttttcttcattcaaaagcagaacagaaacagtCTAGGACTTTCTAGAAattttcctccagaaaagaTGTGTTTCACTTTGGTGCATTTGTATACTTAGGCTGCAACATGAGATAGGCATTGGTATATGCTTCATGCCAAAGAAGAAAGAGTAAAAGAACATGGTTTTGGTGGAGAACCTCCCTTTCATATCAGCACCCATGCTCTTCAGGCAGAGTCACTTTACATATGATTACTAGAGAGAAGAAGGGAGAGACAGAGGAAGCAAATGGATGAACAGATAGATAAAGAGAGGGAGTAAGTATATCTTACTGAATGTCAGTGGAGCACTTCAGAATATCTTTAAGCagatttcatttaaacattatttttacagaTGTGTCTGAAACAAAGGCCCATATCTTAAACCTGACACTTTGAGAAAGTTCGCTTCTAGAAATTCGTGTTCAACATTGTTGAATAGGATTTCAGATTTTGGATAACAAGCCATTGTTTTGCAATACCTTTTAGATTTCTTGCAGATTTACACTAGGATTTGCAAATAAGCTTGAGTTCTGTGAGGCCAATGAAAATTTGTAGCAATTTGAACAGCTGCAATAGAAAGAGAACCCTTTGTTATAGGCATTTTTCAAGCCTAGATAGAGGAGACTCTGTCAGTCCTAAAGAGTTTGTAACCTGGGATAAAATTATCCTTTCACACAATGCCAGTGTGTAAGACAGAGCTGTGGCCACTTGCTGAGTTCCCCTCATATGTTGGAGAACAGTTTACCTGTTGAGAGCAGTTTATATCTCAGGATTAAAATACAAGATGAGGCAGAATTGGTGCTACCTGTGTGCTTTTCCCATGGATCTCAGTGAATGGTTGTATTTGCACATCAGTGCTTGGAAGAAGAGTGAATTTTGCAGCAGAATACTGAATATTTGCAGTTTATCAGAGACTTTAATAGTTGCCAAAGGGCAAAGTATTCCTTTTGGGCCCAGGTCTGcaatttgttattttcaaatcaGGCTCCTAGTCAAACCAtctgctattttttaaaagagcattTTATCATCTTATGGTAGAACTGTTCTTTTGGGCGAATTACAACAGTCTGCAGGTTCTTGGTGATCTGGAGAATGTTTCTTGAGAGTCAGACTTAGATAATTAAATCCAAgagtatttttgtgtgtgtgccagATACAGTATAGTCTGTTTAGCCGTATTTTGAAGTGAAGTCTACTGAAGAGATGTAGAAATAGGACTTGTAGTtgtgatcacagaatcatagaaagtctcaggttggaagggacctcaaagatcatctagtgaATGAAGTCTAATTAAAACAACAGGGTGGTTATGCACAGTTATAAAAATGCAGTGCTAAAATCTTCTGTTGACCCAGGGATAATGAGCAATACTCATATGAAAAgttctgttctcttcttctgTAGTTGCTTAGAGATTCTGAAGACTTTTCTAAATGGGCAAAATAAGGGATGCATTGCTGCCTTGATATTGCTGATGGGAAACTGAAGCACAATCTACCCTGTACAGTTTGAATGTTATCATGGACTTtctgatcttagaggtctttcccaacctaaataactctatgattctatactatgattctatggaaGTTGTCTGTGACCAAGGCAGGAACTGAATGCAGCTTTTCAGTCTTCACTTAAGGCTTAGAAGAATCTCATGTGTTTTAAtggctttttcatttaaattatgtACATATTTGAGATCTTGTATTTTTGGTTTAGAAAATATTGCATAAACACCTAAAAgtttactgaaatgtttttagcGTGTACTTCAACTCCTCAGTAGATTTGCAGTTGATACTAGAGTAAATGGTTCTACAAAGAAGTCCAGAACAAGCTCCAATACCTTATTAcccacaacttttttttttttttgaactagGGAGATAAAGCGTTTCTATGTTTCATGTAGTCAAACATGGAAGAAGGTTTCTAGCTTTTCTTTTAGTTCACAGTCTTACTGTATCCATCAGGCCTGTTGGCAATAGATTTGCATTTAGGCtactgtgtttgttgttttatgaATAATGCTTCAGCCATCCATGAACTCTCACAGCACCTCTACTGTCAAACTGCACAGCTTAGAGGAAAATGTTCTGGATGGAGCACCCTGGGGGCAAATTTGTTGCTGTTGATGCACCTTTTGTGGTGTACCTcacaacagagagaaaagaaagtgcaGGGAGAATCATATACCATGTTGCTCACATGTCCACATTCCCCTTACCCTTGTTTCTCAGAGgttgttctgttttcacaggAGCACGTGCATTGCATGTTATAGCTTTGAATTTTAGACCTTGAACCCAAACATATTGGCAccaccagaaagaaagaagaaagaagaaattaattcagaGTTTGGTAACTGTAACTACAGgacaaacagaaatgtaaacTCAGCtctgaacaaaagcaaagaaaaggacCTACACATGAAAAAGAATGTTGATATTTTATCTATTTGATACTGTAGTTAGCCAGTGCTATTTCCTGCTCACTATGCAACAATTTGCCATGTGTTTTATGTATCCATTTTATACTATAATTAatctatttttaactgttttgcaAAGTGATGGATTTTATTGGTGGACTACAGGGAAAGACCAAGGAATTAAAAGGCAGCAACAACAGGTAAAGTGTCCCTGGAGATATAGTCCCTTGGTTGCCTTAAACAACTAAACAACTGTagtctgaaaatgttttcaatctTTAAATCCACAGCCTGGCAGCAAAGACTTTGGACTGAATTTTCATGATCTGAAGGAAAAGTATAACTTTCATTTTACTTATAACTTAATACTTAACTGATGTCATTGCGAGACCtctcataattatttttcaacagtcttgggaatctggagaagTCCCAGTGAACTGGAAACTGGCAAAAACTGTTCCAATtctcaagaagggcaagaaagaatacctgtcagtctcacttcagtgcctgatAAAATTATGGAGAATATTATTCTGGGAGATATTGAAAAACATTGCAAGACAATAGCTATTGGTCACAGCCAATACAGGTTCACAAGAGGAAGGTCCTGCTTATctaaataaatttctttttatgattaggttacccatctagttgaccaagggaagacagttgatgtaatctttctggatttcagcaaagctttcaatactgtttctcaaAGTATCCCTCTggataaaagaataaaaatacatactaAGATGGGTGAACAACTGGCCAACAGATCAGGCTCAAAGGTTACAAATGAGGTTACACCatgctggcagccagtcactagtggggttccccagggctccaaTTTGGGGCCAGTTTTCTTCAATGTTTTATAcatgatctggatgcaggactggAATGCATGCTAAGTAAGCTTGCAGCtgatactaaattaggaggagctgctgactcCCTTAGGgcagagaggccttgcagagagatttgACAAATtggagggctgggcaatcaccaaccacaggaagtttaacaagagcaagtgctggattctgcacctgggatggggcaaccctggctatgcatacagactgggggacgggaggctggagagcagccccccggagagggatctgggggggctctggttgacagcaagttgaacacaagccagcagtgtgccctggcagccaaacgGGCTGACCGTACCCTGGGATGCTTCAGGCACGGCACTGCCAGCTGGTCAAGGGGAGTGgctgtcccactctgctctgcgctggtgaggcctcaccttgagcactgtgtgcagttttgggcaccacagcataaaaaatatataaagctgttaaagagtgtccaaaggagggctatgaagatggtgaagggtgtAGAGGGCAAGACGTACAGCGACGTACATGACGTACAACGAGAGGCTGAGATCACTTGGATTAATCAGcgtagagaagaggaggctgaggggaagcctcatggtggcctgcagcttcttCCTGAGGGGAGCAGAAGTGCAGGTGCTGACCTTTGCTCCCTggtgacagcaacaggacccaagggaacagcatggagctgtgaaaggggaagttcaggttggatattaggaaaaggttcttcactgagaggttggttgagcactggaacagactccccagggaagtggtcacagcaccgatCCTGCTGGTTTTCAAGACATCTATGGACAATGCATTCAGACATATGATTTGATTTTTAGGTAGTCCTAtgtggagtcaggagttggacttggtgattcttgtgggtctcttccaactcaggatattctatgatctTACGATTGTATAAACTTAAGCATATGTTCTACATAACATGAAGCACCTGCTATCACAGAGCTCATTAGGTATTCATAGCTTTATGGTTCCTCTATAAGCTATTCATCAGCTTTATGGATAaggatattttaatatttggatTCCTGAGATCTCCCACTGGAATGGATAGAAAATGCCTACTGATTTCCATGTGAGGAACCCACAGAAGGTTGCAGCCACTTGCtaagcagccagcagccagtgACCATTCCCAGAAACAATGGGAGAGACAGTTATGCTCACAGTCAAAGGAGAGTGTTTATCCTAATGACAACTGCCAAAGGTTGACATGCAGAGAAGATCGTGCGTGAGGCTTATTAGCCTTAAGCACAAGATTAACACCTTGAAAATAGCACAGGCATTTGGTATATCTGCATCAGGGGACGTGCAGTGCTGTGGTGATCCCACCAGGACTGGAACTCAGATCTGTCACAGAAATGAGGAATGGAGCCAGTGCTCAAGCTTAGATGCTATAGAGATATGGGTGGAAGGAGTCTAGAAAGGAAGAGTATCAGGATGTGACTCTTGCTACGTTGAAGGTTACCAGGTCTTTCCAAGAGTTTCTTTCCATGCGAGCAATACATGTCCTGGAAGTTTAGCTAGCTTTTCAGCTAGTCTTGTTCTATAAAAAGtggtaaaaatatttcatgtagAAGAGAGCACATTGGGAGTGTGTCTGGGTGTGCCTGAGTGTGTGATTATGTGTGTACACGTACATGGGCAGCTTTTGTGtgttaaaacagtatttatcCTAGGATATGATAATCAGAACAATGTTGATTATTtgctttcagctttaaaaaaaaaaaaaaaagtatttaaaggCGTGCCTGGAATCCCAGCAATGGTATCATTGGATGCACTCTGACAGGCAGCTAAAATATGTCAAGTATTTTGGGATGGCAGAATTAGCACACATTCCAGTCACGTCTCCAAGTCTGCTGCAATTAACCTTTCTTGATCCTTTACACATATCAGTGGGCAGGAAGCATCTACGGTCCCTCACTGCCAAGGACACCAGTTTATCTAGACACCTGTCCTGCATATTAAGATCTTTTTACCACTGAAGCCATTCCACTGAGAACTTTCCCCACTGTCGCCTCTGGGTGTTTCCCAGTGTGCAAGACTATTTATCTAGATCAAGTTGTGACAGTTTTGTCAGTTgcaatcattttaaaatcagagatTGACCCAGAAACTCTTACCCTGGTAAGCAATACCATTTACATGAAATAGACTGCTTAAATTAGGAGTGGCAGGTTTTtgtatatcatagaatcatagaatggtttgggttgtaagggaccttaaagatcatctagttccaacccccctgccatgggcaggaacacctcccactagaccaggttgctcaaagccccatccagcctggccttgagcacctccagggatggggcatccacaatttttctgggcaacctgttccagtgcctcaccactctcagagtaaataattttgtccttatatctaatctaagcttaccctcttttagtttaaagctttGTCTTACATTCTGTGACAgaaagtccctccccagctttcctgtaggcccctctttaggtactggaaggccactataaggtctccctggagccttcgcctctctgggctgaacaaccccaactccctcagcctgtttttgtaggagaggtgctccagcccctcatctttgtggccctcctctgaactcattctaatacttccataTCCTTATTgtgttgggggccccagagctgaacacagtgctccaggtggagTCTCACGCGAGCACAGCAGATGGGaagaatcacttcccttgacctgctggccatgcttcctttgatgcagcccaggacatggttggctttctgggctgccagCACACGTTGCTgactcatgtcaagcttctcatTGACCAACACACCTAAGTCCTTCTCATCAAGGCTGCTTTCAATCTATTCTCCACCTAGCCTGTGCTTGTACTTGGGAATGTCCAGgtcc from Anser cygnoides isolate HZ-2024a breed goose chromosome 26, Taihu_goose_T2T_genome, whole genome shotgun sequence includes these protein-coding regions:
- the GKN2 gene encoding gastrokine-2, which codes for MNGFAAILILLGVFWTQTSALQTFVLNEPNNDYVTATMTISNEKNFADVHVRSGLYSSDTIFDYSHGYVATRLFSRNACFILKISEASIPELQEIGRLAFEKKTMKKVYSPQNVWVQFQSGNSVFGNIKDWFLYGKPIEQLCKGLPLYKLVKTEQPLLKSHSCASAGIPTILGINICEKLQKS